The following proteins are encoded in a genomic region of Drosophila willistoni isolate 14030-0811.24 chromosome 2L unlocalized genomic scaffold, UCI_dwil_1.1 Seg196, whole genome shotgun sequence:
- the LOC26529739 gene encoding protein kintoun gives MSGSTASARNKHSKGNLKHNNNKNKNNDEPIDITKDEFERIREALGKEEFRKLFFEYVDEIQDPANRKIYEDEITQLEKERGVEVTFIHPQPGFVVKTSIDGEQKCFINIAGSPEIARPESKLDINPDTGDRGLSWSIPMAQTASRDDCDAKNQQCKVFDVVFHPDALHLGQKNSQFRKCLIDTALDAVEREYEVNLDRTNLKYPKLDYKGIARPTVIRKLSKNPTDEELEPHPLEHSFPTKPTAGEGEPKVLPMKVQKEQPKAPKFTEPKYSIKYSHDVDLSEYTNELDAKLQVTKPRALVVEIELPLLRSTAECELDVTSKSIYLLSERAGAKYRLKLDLPYTVDDKSGRARFDTDKRRLNIHLPVIRSNEPNLRLLSREDSGVELHSNSESPVEEEEDGEDEIEAEEEEEEVKTKVKPTSNPPSFLKSSLHYQLPGKFDCNLLDNCMAFTLHVANVQPDSIEYVQEKRSLHLQFASMGNGYYPTHYAFYVALPAKESQLIIENVEAEAWDNNVILKLDLNKSSESIESYLAGLDDQDLQDYAIHGQFKALKEAPVQEDKPGDIQFKRNDQEPSLEITVSGLNAVEQQEREEGEIEEAEEQQHKKSASKKQRGKRNKKERSLSESACVSLPTSVDSQPMATLKLPQRKQRSFSECHEQQHHHHRGILKRFSRYDGNDSCSSIDDCSSSYPCSVEASRSFGGIPEEDSSLSESCKKTVRFNDHIMKQVFRLDSSILGQRKKNQKRRDCKLRAQQRRLSEGDSADYEESTANKTQYCKYNKKHHHHHDSGLDLTRHNKKRELAEEADNKNSLMFEMDDDDDDEDEDLI, from the exons ATGTCCGGTTCTACGGCATCAGCGCGTAATAAACACTCGAAAGGCAATCTgaaacataataataataaaaacaagaacaacgaTGAACCGATCGATATAACCAAGGACGAATTTGAACGTATACGCGAGGCTCTCGGTAAGGAGGAATTTCGCAAGCTCTTCTTTGAATACGTCGACGAGATTCAGGATCCGGCGAATCGTAAAATCTACGAGGACGAGATAACCCAATTGGAAAAGGAGCGCGGAGTAGAGGTTACTTTTATACATCCTCAACCGGGTTTTGTGGTCAAGACATCGATCGACGGGGAACAGAAATGTTTCATCAATATAGCCGGCTCACCGGAAATTGCTCGTCCCGAGAGCAAATTGGACATCAATCCGGATACCGGAGATCGTGGTCTAAGTTGGTCCATACCGATGGCCCAAACGGCATCGCGTGATGATTGCGATGCAAAGAATCAACAATGCAAAGTCTTTGATGTCGTATTCCATCCAGATGCCCTGCATTTGGGACAGAAGAATTCGCAATTCCGGAAATGTCTGATTGACACTGCGCTGGACGCTGTGGAGCGTGAATATGAGGTCAATTTGGATCGCACTAATCTCAAATATCCAAAATTGGATTACAAGGGTATTGCCCGTCCCACTGTGATAAGGAAATTGTCCAAGAATCCCACGGACGAAGAGTTGGAGCCTCATCCGCTGGAGCATTCATTTCCCACGAAACCGACTGCCGGCGAAGGCGAGCCAAAAGTATTGCCCATGAAAGTGCAAAAGGAGCAGCCAAAGGCTCCCAAATTCACCGAACCCAAGTATTCCATTAAGTATAGCCATGATGTGGATCTGTCTGAATATACGAATGAATTAGATGCCAAGCTCCAAGTGACCAAACCGCGAGCTCTAGTTGTAGAAATTGAATTGCCTTTGTTGCGTTCCACTGCCGAGTGTGAATTGGATGTGACCTCCAAGTCCATCTATCTGTTGAGTGAACGAGCCGGAGCCAAATATAGATTGAAATTGGATTTACCCTATACCGTGGATGATAAGTCCGGACGTGCCCGTTTCGATACGGACAAGAGGCGTCTGAATATTCATTTGCCGGTGATCCGTTCAAATGAGCCTAATCTTCGCCTGCTTAGTCGTGAGGATAGCGGCGTTGAGTTGCATTCCAATAGCGAATCACCTGTAGAAGAGGAGGAAGATGGCGAAGATGAAATCGAAGCGGAAGAGGAAGAGGAGGAAGTGAAGACGAAAGTAAAGCCAACTTCTAATCCCCCGTCATTCCTTAAGAGCTCTCTACACTATCAATTGCCCGGAAAATTCGATTGTAATCTTTTGGATAATTGCATGGCCTTCACTTTGCATGTGGCCAATGTACAACCAGATTCCATTGAATATGTCCAGGAGAAGAGAAGTCTTCATTTACAATTCGCATCCATGGGCAATGGCTATTATCCCACTCATTATGCCTTCTATGTGGCTTTGCCGGCCAAGGAATCGCAACTAATCATTGAGAATGTCGAGGCTGAAGCTTGGGATAATAATGTGATCCTAAAACTTGATCTAAATAAGTCTAGTGAATCTATCGAGAGTTATCTAGCTGGTCTAGATGATCAGGATTTGCAAGATTATGCCATACATGGTCAATTCAAGGCCTTGAAGGAGGCTCCTGTCCAAGAGGACAAACCAGGGGACATTCAATTTAAGCGAAATGATCAAGAACCTTCTCTAGAAATCACCGTAAGCGGTCTAAATGCTGTGGAGCAGCAAGAACGCGAGGAAGGTGAGATTgaggaggcggaggagcagcagcataAGAAGTCCGCCTCTAAGAAGCAACGCGGTAAACGCAATAAAAAGGAACGTTCCCTATCCGAATCCGCTTGTGTGTCTCTTCCCACATCTGTGGATAGCCAACCGATGGCCACTTTGAAGCTGCCACAGCGCAAGCAGCGCAGCTTTTCCGAGTGCCatgagcagcagcatcatcatcatcgtggAATCTTAAAACGTTTCAGTCGCTACGATGGCAACGATAGTTGCTCCTCAATAGACGACTGCTCATCATCCTATCCCTGCTCGGTGGAGGCTTCACGTTCATTCGGTGGCATACCCGAGGAGGATTCATCGCTCTCTGAGAGCTGCAAGAAGACTGTTAGATTTAATGATCACATCATGAAGCAAGTGTTCAG ATTGGACTCGAGCATTTTGGGCCAACGCAAGAAGAACCAGAAGCGTCGCGATTGCAAATTGCGTGCTCAACAACGGCGTCTAAGTGAGGGCGATTCGGCTGACTATGAGGAGTCGACCGCCAACAAG ACCCAATATTGCAAGTATAACAAgaagcatcatcatcatcatgacaGCGGCTTGGATTTGACTCGTCACAACAAAAAGCGAGAGCTGGCGGAAGAGGCGGATAACAAGAACTCCCTAATGTTTGAAAtggacgacgatgatgatgatgaggatgaagATTTAATCTAA